The Scomber japonicus isolate fScoJap1 chromosome 9, fScoJap1.pri, whole genome shotgun sequence genome includes a region encoding these proteins:
- the hint2 gene encoding histidine triad nucleotide-binding protein 2, mitochondrial → MYLRQILRTHLVGTRVAHLSRLHRVCRAERPLCTKSDEVRLAEEASKKYGSPAPTIFSKVIDKSIPADIIYEDEKCLAFRDITPQAPVHFLVIPRIPIPRISEAKDDDAELLGHLLVVAKNVAKQESLSEGYRVVINDGKHGAQSVYHLHIHVLGGRQMNWPPG, encoded by the exons ATGTATCTTCGCCAGATTTTACGGACACATTTGGTCGGGACCAGAGTGGCTCACCTCAGCCGTCTACACCGTGTTTGTCGAGCCGAG AGACCACTGTGTACCAAAAGTGACGAGGTCCGGCTGGCAGAGGAGGCCAGCAAGAAGTACGGCTCCCCGGCTCCAACCATCTTCTCCAAAGTGATCGACAAAAGCATCCCTGCAGATATTATCTATGAAGATGAGAAG tgtttgGCTTTCAGGGATATCACTCCACAGGCCCCCGTTCATTTTCTCGTCATTCCCAGGATCCCAATTCCCAGAATAAGTGAGGCCAAAGATGATGATGCAGAG cTCTTGGGACATTTGCTGGTTGTCGCCAAAAATGTGGCAAAGCAGGAATCTTTAAGTGAAGGATACCGAGTGG TGATCAACGATGGTAAGCACGGAGCTCAGTCTGTTTACCACCTTCACATCCACGTCCTGGGAGGGAGACAGATGAACTGGCCACCAGGATAA
- the mrps30 gene encoding 39S ribosomal protein S30, mitochondrial: MAARTRLPLLFPKNLPPLRNQQLAHTQAAVKEPSYPPVVASFTAKSKSARLRQVEEQIQKIRASTVQEKIDFITRIQREKFVIYPQTFSRNPDKWYQHFTKTAYIPGLPEKFSPAQEQPEAAENSPPAAEHHQGSEDEAFRDIRSLVTRVILQEHWHINKRKVFLFRKQEQTVAPLLKNLVAGLTYSLAKYNPLIPLSSLDLNPQVNFYWRRGQRFIPKGHRKGRLEPTRFQIDDHPHSQIRITQQLPQFTPMEASYSAEVPEITLAPNVMPLFRRQYDNTIYTGSKLPDPACYGHTQFHLVPDRYHRDRMARQQQSDQVEPFLRANGLASLFAWTGAQAMYQGFWNHEDVTRPFVSQAVITDGQFFSFFCYQLNTVALSVETDSDNPRKNLLWGTESMRLYESVQDGEVVGLDDGVIKLLMKFLMNQP; the protein is encoded by the exons ATGGCGGCTCGTACACGGCTGCCCTTGCTCTTCCCCAAAAATTTGCCCCCGCTCAGGAACCAGCAGTTGGCTCACACCCAGGCCGCGGTAAAGGAGCCCTCGTACCCTCCTGTCGTCGCCTCTTTCACGGCTAAAAGTAAATCGGCCCGGCTGCGTCAGGTGGAGGAGCAGATCCAGAAGATCCGAGCCTCCACCGTGCAGGAGAAGATCGACTTCATCACTCGTATCCAACGAGAGAAGTTCGTCATCTACCCGCAGACTTTCTCCCGCAACCCGGACAAATGGTACCAGCACTTCACCAAGACCGCCTACATCCCCGGCCTGCCCGAGAAGTTCTCCCCGGCTCAAGAGCAGCCTGAGGCTGCAGAGAATTCGCCGCCAGCCGCTGAGCACCACCAGGGGAGTGAGGATGAGGCGTTCAGGGACATCCGCTCCCTGGTGACCCGTGTGATCTTACAGGAGCACTGGCACATAAATAAACGTAAAGTGTTCTTGTTTAGAAAGCAGGAGCAGACTGTGGCACCTTTACTGAAGAACCTGGTGGCTGGGCTCACCTACAGTCTGGCCAAGTACAACCCACTGATCCCCCTCTCCAGCTTAG ATTTGAATCCCCAGGTGAACTTCTACTGGAGGAGAGGGCAGAGGTTCATCCCAAAGGGCCACAGGAAGGGCCGACTGGAGCCAACCAGGTTCCAGATCGACGACCACCCGCACAGTCAGATTAGAATAACACAACAGCTGCCACAG TTCACTCCCATGGAGGCCTCGTATTCAGCCGAAGTTCCAGAGATCACGTTAGCGCCCAACGTGATGCCTCTGTTCAGAAGACAGTACGACAACACCATCTACACAG GCTCTAAGCTACCAGACCCGGCTTGCTACGGTCACACTCAGTTCCACCTGGTGCCGGACCGCTACCACAGAGACCGGATGGCCCGACAGCAGCAGTCTGACCAGGTGGAGCCTTTCCTCAGAGCCAACGGCCTCGCCAGTCTCTTCGCCTGGACAGGAGCTCAGGCCATGTACCAGG GTTTCTGGAACCACGAGGACGTCACCCGGCCTTTCGTATCTCAGGCCGTGATCACAGACGGACAGTTCTTCTCATTCTTCTGTTACCAGCTCAACACGGTCGCTCTCTCTGTGGAGACGGACAGCGACAACCCCAGGAAAAACCTCCTGTGGGGCACGGAGAGCATGCGACTGTACGAGAGCGTGCAGGACGGAGAAGTCGTGGGACTGGACGACGGCGTCATCAAGCTGCTGATGAAGTTCCTCATGAACCAGCCGTAG